Within Spinacia oleracea cultivar Varoflay chromosome 4, BTI_SOV_V1, whole genome shotgun sequence, the genomic segment tccctaaggacaagtgggagactgaaggaaataatgccttggtccaagtatgcattcaatgctaagtctaataaatgcggttcagtattaattaacaagttaatcaattcagtgagatcaagtgaactgaatgcctagctagaggtcgcttcagttcaagtggaattaataatattaatccacaacttactcttgactgaacccgtagggtcacacaaataatacgtggacggatcaagtatttaagtgaatatattattcattaaatactccatttatgaacattcggaaacgacggatctcggttccagtgggagttgaaatcgtcaaaaggcaaaataaagaatactccggaaatgatgatattgccgaaaacggaaatatggttcatgacggaaatataaatattattcaagtcgtagatgttgccggaaacggaaacatggctcgtatcggaaaatattaccggaaatggaaatattgccagaatcgaaaatattgctggaaacggaaattttatcggaatcggaaaatattgtcggtTCTGACTTGGATATATTATTGGacatatcggttctgatctagacgTATGGTTCAAATCTAGACAGGTTGGTTCAGATCTAACATGATCTGTATATATCGATTTTGGTcaagacatgatctgtacatatcggtTATGTTTTGGACATGACACATTAGATGTACAGATCtattctgatttggacatgatctgcacaTACTGATTCTTCTCTGGACATAATGGttttgatctggatatgatctgcATATACCGATCATaccggttctgatctggacataccATTTCAAATTTGGACATAATATGTacatatcggttctgatctagacatatcaattctgatctggacatgattatCACAAATTGGTTCTAATCTGTACAGAtgtggacatgatctgtatagatgTGGACATTATACGTATAGATGTAGAATTTATACAGATATGTTCCGATCTGGACATGATACGTATAGGTCAGTTCTGTTCTGGACATGATACGTATAGGTCAGTTCCGATCTGGACATAATACGTATAGATCAATTCCGATCTAGACACGATACGTACATATCAGTTATGATTTGGCAATATCGCTTCTAATCAACacatgatatgtacatatcaattctgatctgCACATATCAGTTCTGACCAGGAtatatcagttatgatctggacatgatttgatAATACCGGTTCTGATTTGGATAGATCAGTTATTTGGACATGATATTTACTGAtcggttctgatatggacatgatctatacaaatCAATCCTGATCTTGACATATCGGTTCTCATCTGAACATGACGTAAGCAAACTGTTTCTGATCTAGACGTGATTTGTACGTATCGATTATGAgatggacatgatatgtacaaatcatttatgatctggacatgatctgctcGTTTCAGATCTAGACAATAACATGATCGTTTCAGATCTAGACAATAACATGATCTTCTCATGTACGAAACAAGTTGTCGGGCAATTGGTTATGGTTTTCTTCCTTTCTTCTCTGGAGGAActggataaggatgttgttgcgTTGCTAAAGCGAGTTCAGAATTCTCTAATACTCAAGACATTGGGGTTCGTGTTGATGCTCATATTTTTACCATTTTAGACTTTTCATTATCTAGAGGAGTGGGAGCCCAGAATGTCTCTcggtaatagtaataataatactaataataatagtaataataataataataataataataataataataataatagtaatagtaatagtaatagtaataatagtaataatagtaataataatagtaataataatagtaatagtaatagtaataataataataataataataataataataatagtaataataataataataataataataataataataataataataataataatagtaataataataataataggaataataataataataataataataataataataataataataataataataataataataataataataataataataatgataataataataataataataataataataatgataataataataataataataataataataataataataataataataataataataataataataataataataataataataataataataataataataataataataataataataataataataataataataataataataataataataataataataataataataataataataataataataaaataataataataataataataataataataataataataataataataataataataataataataataacaataataacaatgataacaatgataataataataataataataataataataataacaataataataacaataataataataataataatcatctgGGATGTTTGACTTTGCTCCAGGCcgggttgtgactgatgcggcTAATCGTAAGCGGGCCAAGTATGAAGCAAGTTGTTGGAATTGGTTAcggttttctttctttcttctttttcttctttgggggagctggataaTGATGTTGTTGTGTTGCTAAAGCGAGTTAAGAAGTTCTCTAAGACGcaagacattggggctcgtCCTGCAACTCATATTTTCACTAGGATATGCTTTGCTATAGCTAGAAGAGTGGAgacccagattgtatctcgccTTCCCACTAACTTTGCACTTTGATTTACTTTGTTAGCATTTAATAATCAGCATATGATCTGATCTGGTtggtctgaacttattttttctgatctgatttgaTTATATCTTAAATAATGATCTGATATgttaaataagtaataaggtcttAAAAATGCAAATTGTTTAAATTACGGAGTGATCAGCcgattaatttaaaaaatattatgtTGTTTTTAATGCTTTctttttaaaacaaacttgataCAAATTGTTGAAATAACTTCCATATAAAAATTTGGTTTTTTTATGCTAGCGGTACAAAATTAATTTAGTGTTTCCTTATTTCTCGAGGCTGGCCAAAGGGAGCACAAAAGTTTTCGAACACTAGTGTCGTTTTTAGCAACAATTcccaatattttttatttttctgttaTTTTACAAGCTTTCTTTGTAAAACAAACTCGATACAAATTGTTAAAATAACTGCCATATCAAAAATTATCTATTTATACTAGTGCTACAAAAATTACTTTTTATACTAGTACTACAAAAATCATCTTGTACTCTCTGCTCAAAAGTTATCTTTTTATACTAGTGCTACAAAAATTATCTTTTCATACTAGTGCTACAAAAATCATCTTGCACTCTCTCCtcaaaaattatctttttatACTAGTACTACAAAAATTGTCTTGCACTCTCTGCtcaaaaattatctttttatACTTAGTGCtacaaaaattatctttttatACTAGTGTTACAAATGTTATTTGTTTTATACTAGTGCtacaaaaattatctttttatACTAGTGCTAATTATCTTTGTATACTAGTGCTAAAAAAATTATCTTTTTATTCTAGTGTTACAAAAATTATCTTAACTAAAGCTCTGAAATTTTAactaaaaatcttaactaaagctCGAAATTTTGTCTGAAACTCAACAATATGTAACTAAAAATCAGAAAATCTTAACTACAATCaagaaatcataactaaaactaaaaaaacttaactaaaactcaaaacatATTGactgaaaaaaaaatcataactaaaacataattattcttaactaaaatatAAAGTAAAATTATTCTTACGTAGATATAACAAAAATATAACTAAATTACTAAACTAAAAATTAACTTAAATGCAAACAAAATATAAGCTTAACTAAACCCAAATTATTCATCATTACTAAAACATTGCAATTCTTAACTACAACCAAAACGAAATTAAAACACCAGCAACAATAACATAATCCTTGTCGACAGCGTTTCCATCACAGCCTACTGTTATGAAATCTTTGTTGTCACCGATCCGCCACCGATCCGAACTGTAAAGTGAATTAATAACACCATTAATAATTGTGGCAGAAGATTTCAAAACTGCAATCGAATTAACAAGAACACACAAATAGAACTTTTAAAAGAAACTGACCCGAAGGTTGCTCTGTTCAATTGCCTCTGTCTCTCTCGCCTCCAACAAGCTCGACATCACAGCGACCAAAAAACTGAAAAATCTCCTTGCCATCACAGCGACCAAAAAACTGAAAAAACTCGAGAAGAATTGAAGAATAATAGAGGAGAGATGGAAGATTAACCTATTGCGACACCTCAACCGACATTTCAACTCTCCTTCTCCGAAATTTCAGAAATCCTTGACCTACATGAGTTTTTTTATGcaattaaacaataaaataattacGAATTAGGCTTAAGTTGGAAATTCATGCTAAATCAGAAAGGATATCAACTACTTCACAAAATGCAGATTTCGACGGCTACCACCGTAGAATGCCATCTCCGCTCCCTTCGAACACGGTCTTAGGCGTTTCACATCATTTCGCTTCACAtgaaaagttaatcaaaaattaaattgaattaaattataaaaccaacaaaattaattaaaaaaactgAAAAATCTAAAAGCTAAAACAATTGAAGAATAATGGAGGAGCGAGGACGGTGTTACAGTCAAAGCAACCCTTAAACTGTAAAGAACAAATAGTTTGAGTTTAAATAACTCAAACCATAGCAAAAACTAACAGTAACTGAGAAAGAGATCGAGAAGAGATAATGGAGaagatatttattaattttctgAATGAATTGATTACAGGAACTTGTAATCTATTTATAAGCTAATGAAAAAGAGAGAAACTAATCTCACAAAACAGCTTAGGCAAAGACAGGAAATAACAGAAAAGAAATCAGTTAGAAATTCTGTTATAACAAAGTTTCCCTCCAAAACTGAAAGTCAACATGATAAGTCAACCATAAGCTAATTGACCTTATCATACCACCCCGCTTAAAGAAGGAAATCTCTGAACAAAATCTTTGGCTCTTTCCCAACTAGCCTCATGAAGTGGACACTGTTGCCACTGTACTAGGTACTGAATTTGATCTTTGTTCTGGAATTGCACCACCCTTGTGTCTAGTATAGCTTCAGGTTGAATAAGAAGATCTTCCTCTCGACCTTGTAGCCAAATAGGAACTTGAGTAGCCACTGGTCAAGTTCCATGAAACTTCTTAAGTTGAGACACATGAAATACATTATGGATCTTGCTATGACTAGGCAACTTGAGTTTATAAGCAACCTTCCCAATTTTGGTATCCACCTGAAATGGACCAAAATACCTAGGAGCCAGTTTTTGATTACTTCTATGTTGCATTGTATTCTATCTATAAGGTTGCAACTTGAGCAACACCCAATCACCAGTATTAAAAGATCTGTCAGATCTATGCTTGTCAGCTTGTGACTTCATTCTTGCTTGAGCCCTAGTTAACTGGAACTTGATGAGTGCAAGAATTTGTTCTCTTCTTTGTAAACTTCTGTCTACCACTTCAATGGGAGAATCACCAGCAAGATAAGGTAGGTACACTGGTGGAGGTTGATTGTACACCACTTCATAAGGGGTGAGTTGGATAGCAGATTGAAAATGAGTATTATACCACCATTCAGCCATGGGCAACCATAAACTCCACTCCTTGGGTTTCTCCCCACACATACACCTAAGATAGGTCTCTAAACACCTGTTGACCACTTCAGTTTGGCCATCAGTTTCAGGGTGATAAGCAGAGGATAGGAGGAACTCAGTACCATGCAAAGAGAATAGCCCTTTTCAGAACTGGCTTAAGAAAATGACATCTCTATCACTTACAATACTTTTTGGCCAGCCATGTAGTTTAAATATATGATCAAGGTAGGCTTGGGAAACCTCAACAGCAGAATAGGGATGTGACAAGGCAACAAAAATGAGCATATTTACTCAGCCTGTCAACAACCACAAAAATAACTTCTTTTCCATTGGATTTAGGCAATCCTCCAATAAAGTCCATTGATATGTCTACCCAAACTTCTTCAGAAATTGGTAAAGGTTGTAATAACCCAGGCTTTACAGAGGTGTCATACTTAGAAAGTTGACAAGTGGGACACTTTCTGATATACTGTCTGACATCCTTTGTCATTCCTCTCCAAGAAAACAAAGTCTTTAGTTTCTTCAAAGTAATGTCTCTACCAGAATGCCCACACTCAGGTGAGGCATGATGCCAATTCAACAATTTTCTCCTTAGATTCTCATCAGGGCCAACTACCAATCTTGCATTTTTATGTAGCAACCCATCTTGTAGCTTGTAGTGAGCAACATATTGCCCTTGTTGTAACTAGTGACAATATTAAGAATATTGTTATCAGTAGCATAACTACTCTTAATTTGATCATGTAAGTCTGAAGAGACTAAAGATATAGCCATGCATAATATTTCAGCTCCATGTACACTAGATAAAGCATCAGCAGCTACATTCTCCTTACCACTCTTATACTGTATTTCATAATAAAAACCCATCAACTTTGACAACCAAAATTGCTGAAAAGGGGTAGAAATCTTCTGTTGGAGTGGCCACTTTAGACTCTTTTGATCTGTTCTGATGATGAAATGACCAGCAATCAAATATTTCTCCCATTTCTGTACAACAAAGACAATAGCCAATAACTCCTTTTCATAAACAGACAGCCTCTACCATTTGGGACCCAAAGATCTACTTATGAAATCAAGTGGGTGATTATCTTGCATGAGAACAGCTCCTATTCCAGTTTTGATGCATCTGTTTCTAAAACAAACGGTTTAGAAAAATCAGGAACTTCCAAAACAAGAGCTGAAGTCAAAGCTTCTTTCAATTTTTCAAAAGCTGAATGAGCATTGTCATTCCAAGCAAACACCCTTTTTTCAATAAATTAGTCAATTCCTTGCTAATGACATCATAATGTCTCACAAACTTTCTGTAATACCCAGCTAATCCCAAAAAACTTCTCAAAACTTTGACTGGAGTAGGAACTGGCCAGCTAGATATGGCAGAAATTTTCTTAAGATCTGTTTCCACCCCCTTAGCAGAGATAAAATGACCTAAATACTCCACTTTGTAAGTAGCAAATATGCACTTGCTATCCTTTGCTGCCATCAGATTGTGTTGCATCAGTTTGAAAACTTCCTCCAAGTGTTTCAAATAATCTGTAATGTTACTGATGTATACCAATATATCATCAAAGAACACCAGCACACACTTCCTTAGCAGAGGTCTAAAAACATCATTCATCCACCCTTGAAAAGTTGATGGTGCATTTGTTAGCCCAAAAGGCATCACCAGAAACTCATAGTGACCAGTATGGGTTTTAAATGTTGTCTTAAACACATCCCCTTCATGTACTCTAAGTTGGTGGTAGCCAGCTCTCAAGTCCAACTTAGTAAACACAATTGCTCCTTGCCAACTCATCTATTAGCTTATCAATGACAGGAATAGGAAATTTATCCTTCACATTCCTTTTGTTCAGTTCTCTATAATCCACACACATTCTCCAAGTTCTATCTTTCTTTCCAACTAAGACCACAGGGGAAGCAAAAGGACTAGAACTATTCTGTATTATCCCTCTTTCCAGCATTTCTTGTATGAGCTGTTCAATAACATCTCTTTGTTTAAGAGGGTATCTTAAGGCCTGATATTAACAGGACCAGCACCAACTGACAAAGGTATTTTGTGATCAAACACCCCTCTATGAGGAGGCAAAGTAGTTGGATCTTCAAAAACTGTTTTGTATTTCAATTTTAATGCATCGATTTGAGTCTGAACCTGAGATGCAGAACTTTCCATGGACTGAAAAACAATCTCAGTATGCTTCTTATCATTGGCAGTATCCACCACTTGTAGTAAACACAAATGAGCTGCTCCCTCTAACAATTTCATGGATGGACTACCCTCAATCACTTTAATTTTCTTAGGTGGGACACCTCTCAACTTACACTTTTCTCCACCAGTCATAAACTCCATCAGTAATTTCTTGAAATCCCAACATATAGAACCCAATGTTGCTAACCATTGTACTCCTAAAACCATATCACAGGACCCCAAAGAGATCAATATCACATCTGCAATAAATTGCCTGCCTTACATTGACCAAGTTAAAGCCTCACACTTATGTTGACATGATATATGATTCCCATCAGCTACTGTTAATTCTTGAGTTAATGTAGACTCAACTATACAGCCCAACTTAGTGGCCATTGATAGGTCCAAGAAATTATGTGTGCTGCTAGAATCAATTAAAATATGTATTGGGAGACCATTAACCATCCCTTTCACCCTCATGGTTTGAAAAGACTGATTCCCAGACAAAGCATGTAGAGATATCACTGGTTCATGATTACTCTCAATAACCATGAAACTATCATCAAATTCAtccatatcatcatcatcattaccCAAACTACATCCAGCAATTTCCACTTGAAATAACTGGGGTTCTTTAAAGTTACACTTATGGTTTCTGTCATAAGGTTGTTCACAGTAGTAACACAAGCCTTTTGTTATCTTTTCTTGCCTAACATCTGCAGGAATGTATTTATAAGGCCTTTTTGGGTTTATCTTGCCAGGATTTGGCAGCAAAGGTGGCTTTGAGTTAGCCAAAGCAGATACTACACTGTTGGTCTTGGATCCACTATAGTCAGAATAGGgagttttgtgtgttttagAGTGATTTGCAGACAAAGTTTCTTCCTGGTATCTAGCATATTGAATGGCTTCATAAACTGGAGTGGGTTTGAAAGCTCGAACCATAGGTTTAATTGTAGGTTTTAGACCCCCCACAAAACTTCCCAGAAAATAAGAATCAGGTAAAACATGGTTCTGTTGAAGCATTAAAGATCTCAATTCCTCAAAATCATCAATATAAGTCTCAATAGATGTCAACTGTTATAACCTATTGAACTTTTCTACCACATTGCAACCAATTTCATCTTTAAATCTAGTAGACACATCCACAATAAAATTAGACCTATCCACATTTCTTCTAATTGACAAGTAACTAGATACCCAATGTTCAGCTTTATCCACCATGTTAAGGCTAGCTAAATCAACTTTTTGTTCTTCCTCAATTTTACACATATTGAAGTATTTGTTACATTTCTTGATCCACATTCTTGGGTTTTTTCCAtcaaatttatgaaattttagtttAGGAACATACCCTCGGATTTTAGTGGAATGAGTTCCATCATTTTGTGAGCTATTCCttgaagatgatgaagaagaagaagaatctgaACTCCTCTTGTCCTCAGCTGTCTTGAGTCTttcattcatttcttgcattgTGATCATCATACTTTTAAGTGATTCTTGGAGTAATTTGTTCTGagctttttgttcttcccatttctCCTCCTGAATCCTTAACTGATCCTCCATTGCAGTCACTTTTTTAGTAATTGCAGGCGCCAGATTGACCTTCTGGTGCTACCTTTCAGCTTGACAATGTGTCAAACAGTTAATGTGCAAGGCTGGATTGAAGCTCAAACAATGGCGTAACAAAGAGTTTTAAGCAGCAATTGCTCAATGGCTTTGATACCAATGTTACAGTCAGGGCAACCCTTAAACTGTAAAGAACAAATAGTTTGAGTTTAAAGAACTCAAACCATAGTAGAAACTAGCAGTAAATGAGAAATAGATCGAGAAGAGAGAAGGGAGAAGacttttattaattttctgAATGAATTGATTACAAGAACTTGTAATCTATTTATAAGCTAATGAAAAAGAGAGAAACTAATCTCACAAAACAGCTTAGGCAAAGACAGGAAATAACAGAAAAGAAATCAGTTAGAAATTCTGTTATAACAGAATTTCCCTCCAAAACTGAAAGTCAACATGATAAGTCAACCATAAGCTAATTGACCTTATCAGACggataatg encodes:
- the LOC130471750 gene encoding uncharacterized protein, producing the protein MSWQGAIVFTKLDLRAGYHQLRVHEGDVFKTTFKTHTGHYEFLVMPFGLTNAPSTFQGWMNDVFRPLLRKCVLVFFDDILVYISNITDYLKHLEEVFKLMQHNLMAAKDSKCIFATYKVEYLGHFISAKGVETDLKKISAISSWPVPTPVKVLRSFLGLAGYYRKFRLSVYEKELLAIVFVVQKWEKYLIAGHFIIRTDQKSLKWPLQQKISTPFQQFWLSKLMGFYYEIQYKSGKENVAADALSSLQQGQYVAHYKLQDGLLHKNARLVVGPDENLRRKLLNWHHASPECGHSGRDITLKKLKTLFSWRGMTKDVRQYIRKCPTCQLSKYDTSVKPGLLQPLPISEEVWVDISMDFIGGLPKSNGKEVIFVVVDRLRLFSLHGTEFLLSSAYHPETDGQTEVVNRCLETYLRCMCGEKPKEWSLWLPMAEWWYNTHFQSAIQLTPYEVVYNQPPPVYLPYLAGDSPIEVVDRSLQRREQILALIKFQLTRAQARMKSQADKHRSDRSFNTVATQVPIWLQGREEDLLIQPEAILDTRVVQFQNKDQIQYLVQWQQCPLHEASWERAKDFVQRFPSLSGVFFGRCDGKEIFQFFGRCDVELVGGERDRVLKSSATIINGVINSLYSSDRWRIGDNKDFITVGCDGNAVDKDYVIVADQNRYDRYMQIISRSKPLCPEKNQYVQIMSKSE